CACTCCTCGCGCTCACTGGTCCGCCTTGCTGAAACAGGTCCGTACCGAGCCGAGCCCGGAGATCCGCGCCTCGTACGCGGCACCGGGGGTGACCGGCACCATCGGGCCGAGCGCCCCGGAGAGCACCACGTCCCCGGCGCGCAGCGGGTCACCGGCGCGGGCGAGGGTGTCGGCCAGCCACTGCAGGGCGTGCAGCGGGTTGCCCAGGCAGGCGGCGCCCGCACCCACCGAGACCGGCTCGCCGGCATGCTCCAGCACCATCCCGCACAGCCGCAGGTCGACGTCGGCGAGCCGGCGCGGCGTGGTGCCGAGCACGAAGAGCCCGCTGGAGGCGTTGTCGGCGACGGTGTCCACGATGGAGATGTCCCAGCCGGCGATCCGCGAGTCGACGATCTCGATCGCCGGCAGCACGTAATCGACCGCGCGGATCAGGTCGACCGTCGTGATCTGCGGGTTCGGGAGATCCTTGGCGAGCACGAACGCGATCTCCGCCTCGACCCGCGGTTGGAGCAGCCGGTCGATGGCCACCTCGACGCCGTCGCCGACCGCCATGGCGTCGGTCAGCATGCCGAAGTCCGGCTGGAACACCCCGAAGGTCTCCTGCACCGCCCGGGAGGTCAGCCCGATCTTCGCGCCGACCCGACGTTCGCCGCGGCCCTGCCAGGCCCGCGCCTGGAGCTGCTGCACACGGTACGCGGACTCGACGTCGCCCTCCGCCAGCAGCCGGCCGCGTAGCGGTGGGCACGGCTTGCCGGTGTGGCGGGCGTCGGCCAGCTCCCGGTTGGCGGCCTCGATGTCAGGTTTCATGCCCGCTCCTCGCTGCGGTGCGCTCACGACAGGTCCACGCAGACGTTGGTGAGTTCGGAGTAGAAGTTCAGCGAGTGCACGCCGCCCTCGCGGCCGATGCCGGACGCCTTCACCCCGCCGAACGGGGTGCGCAGGTCACGCAGGAACCACGTGTTGACCCAGACGATGCCAGCGTCGAGCTGCGCCCCGGCGCGGTGCGCGACGCCCACGTCCCGGGTCCACACGGTCGCCGCCAGGCCATACTCGGTGCCGTTCGCCAGGGCGTACGCCTCGTCCTCGGTGTCGAACGGGGCGACGTGCACCACCGGGCCGAAGATCTCCTCCCGGTTGGTGCGGGCGTCCGGGCCGAGCCCGGTGAGCACCGTCGGCTGCACGTACGACCCGCCGTCGCGGGCGTCACCGAAAGTGGGCGTGCCGCCGCCGGTGAGCACCTCGGCGCCCTCGGTCCGGGCCAGCTCGTACGCGCCGAGCACCTTCGCCCGGTGCTGGTGGGAGATCAGCGGCATGGTGGCGGTGGCCTCGTCGGTCGGCCAGCCGTACGCCAGTTCGCCGGCCCGCTTCGCGAGCCGGGCGGTGAACTCCTCGA
The window above is part of the Micromonospora sp. LH3U1 genome. Proteins encoded here:
- a CDS encoding 2-keto-4-pentenoate hydratase, which produces MKPDIEAANRELADARHTGKPCPPLRGRLLAEGDVESAYRVQQLQARAWQGRGERRVGAKIGLTSRAVQETFGVFQPDFGMLTDAMAVGDGVEVAIDRLLQPRVEAEIAFVLAKDLPNPQITTVDLIRAVDYVLPAIEIVDSRIAGWDISIVDTVADNASSGLFVLGTTPRRLADVDLRLCGMVLEHAGEPVSVGAGAACLGNPLHALQWLADTLARAGDPLRAGDVVLSGALGPMVPVTPGAAYEARISGLGSVRTCFSKADQ